Proteins found in one Paralichthys olivaceus isolate ysfri-2021 chromosome 19, ASM2471397v2, whole genome shotgun sequence genomic segment:
- the psmc1b gene encoding proteasome 26S subunit, ATPase 1b isoform X1: MSEPASLTLILSSITYNSDTFIGRVTDSHMFHCTVCQLKDKKKKYEPPIPTRVGKRKKKTKGPDAASKLPLVTPHTQCRLKLLKQERIKDYLLMEEEFIRNQEQMKPLEEKQEEERSKVDDLRGTPMSVGTLEEIIDDNHAIVSTSVGSEHYVSILSFVDKDLLEPGCSVLLNHKVHAVIGVLMDDTDPLVTVMKVEKAPQETYADIGGLDNQIQEIKESVELPLTHPEYYEEMGIKPPKGVILYGPPGTGKTLLAKAVANQTSATFLRVVGSELIQKYLGDGPKLVRELFRVAEEHAPSIVFIDEIDAIGTKRYDSNSGGEREIQRTMLELLNQLDGFDSRGDVKVIMATNRIETLDPALIRPGRIDRKIEFPLPDEKTKRRIFQIHTSRMTVADDVTLDDLILAKDDLSGADIKAICTEAGLMALRERRMKVTNEDFKKSKENVLYKKQEGTPEGLYL; encoded by the exons ATGTCTGAACCTGCTAGCCTAACACTGATATTATCAAGTATCACTTATAATTCAGATACATTTAT TGGACGTGTTACTGACTCTCACATGTTTCATTGCACTGTGTGCCAACTGAAGGATAAGAAAAAGAAGTATGAGCCTCCAATTCCCACCAGAGTTGgtaagagaaagaagaagaccAAGGGACCAGATGCTGCCAGCAAACTACCACTGG TCACCCCTCACACTCAATGCCGCCTGAAGCTGCTGAAACAGGAGCGTATCAAAGACTACCtactgatggaggaggagtTCATCAGGAACCAGGAGCAGATGAAACCCCTGGAAGAGAAGCAGGAG GAGGAGAGGTCAAAGGTGGATGACCTGAGAGGGACACCCATGTCTGTCGGCACCCTGGAGGAAATCATCGATGACAACCACGCAATTGTTTCCACCTCAGTAGGATCAGAGCATTACGTCAGTATCCTGTCTTTTGTGGATAAAGATTTGTTGGAGCCGGGCTGCTCTGTCCTGCTCAACCACAAG GTTCATGCTGTGATTGGGGTGCTGATGGACGACACCGATCCCCTGGTAACAGTCATGAAGGTGGAGAAGGCCCCACAAGAAACGTATGCTGACATTGGAGGACTGGACAATCAGATCCAGGAGATCAAG GAGTCAGTGGAGCTGCCTCTTACACATCCAGAGTATTATGAAGAGATGGGCATTAAGCCTCCCAAAGGCGTCATCCTATATGGACCACCTGGCACAG GTAAAACACTGCTCGCCAAGGCCGTGGCTAATCAGACATCAGCCACGTTTCTGCGCGTGGTGGGCTCAGAGCTGATCCAGAAGTACCTGGGAGATGGACCCAAGCTGGTCCGAGAGCTCTTCAGGGTGGCAGAGGAACATGCCCCCTCCATCGTCTTCATCGACGAGATCGACGCCATCGGCACCAAGAG GTACGACTCCAACTCTGGAGGCGAGCGGGAGATCCAGAGGACCATGCTCGAGCTGCTCAACCAGCTTGACGGCTTCGACTCGCGTGGAGACGTGAAAGTTATCATGGCCACCAACCGGATAGAGACCCTGGATCCAGCACTCATCAGACCTG ggagAATCGACCGTAAGATCGAGTTTCCACTGCCGGACGAGAAGACCAAGAGGAGGATCTTCCAGATCCACACCAGCCGCATGACAGTCGCAGATGATGTCACCCTTGATGACCTCATCCTGGCTAAGGATGACCTATCAGGAGCAGACATCAAG GCCATCTGCACAGAAGCCGGCCTCATGGCTTTGCGAGAGCGCCGCATGAAAGTCACCAACGAGGACTTCAAGAAATCCAAGGAGAACGTCCTGTACAAGAAGCAGGAGGGAACACCAGAGGGGCTTTACCTCTAA
- the psmc1b gene encoding proteasome 26S subunit, ATPase 1b isoform X2, translated as MGQSQSGGHGPGGGKKDDKDKKKKYEPPIPTRVGKRKKKTKGPDAASKLPLVTPHTQCRLKLLKQERIKDYLLMEEEFIRNQEQMKPLEEKQEEERSKVDDLRGTPMSVGTLEEIIDDNHAIVSTSVGSEHYVSILSFVDKDLLEPGCSVLLNHKVHAVIGVLMDDTDPLVTVMKVEKAPQETYADIGGLDNQIQEIKESVELPLTHPEYYEEMGIKPPKGVILYGPPGTGKTLLAKAVANQTSATFLRVVGSELIQKYLGDGPKLVRELFRVAEEHAPSIVFIDEIDAIGTKRYDSNSGGEREIQRTMLELLNQLDGFDSRGDVKVIMATNRIETLDPALIRPGRIDRKIEFPLPDEKTKRRIFQIHTSRMTVADDVTLDDLILAKDDLSGADIKAICTEAGLMALRERRMKVTNEDFKKSKENVLYKKQEGTPEGLYL; from the exons ATG GGTCAAAGCCAGAGTGGAGGCCACGGTCCAGGAGGAGGCAAGAAGGATGACAAG GATAAGAAAAAGAAGTATGAGCCTCCAATTCCCACCAGAGTTGgtaagagaaagaagaagaccAAGGGACCAGATGCTGCCAGCAAACTACCACTGG TCACCCCTCACACTCAATGCCGCCTGAAGCTGCTGAAACAGGAGCGTATCAAAGACTACCtactgatggaggaggagtTCATCAGGAACCAGGAGCAGATGAAACCCCTGGAAGAGAAGCAGGAG GAGGAGAGGTCAAAGGTGGATGACCTGAGAGGGACACCCATGTCTGTCGGCACCCTGGAGGAAATCATCGATGACAACCACGCAATTGTTTCCACCTCAGTAGGATCAGAGCATTACGTCAGTATCCTGTCTTTTGTGGATAAAGATTTGTTGGAGCCGGGCTGCTCTGTCCTGCTCAACCACAAG GTTCATGCTGTGATTGGGGTGCTGATGGACGACACCGATCCCCTGGTAACAGTCATGAAGGTGGAGAAGGCCCCACAAGAAACGTATGCTGACATTGGAGGACTGGACAATCAGATCCAGGAGATCAAG GAGTCAGTGGAGCTGCCTCTTACACATCCAGAGTATTATGAAGAGATGGGCATTAAGCCTCCCAAAGGCGTCATCCTATATGGACCACCTGGCACAG GTAAAACACTGCTCGCCAAGGCCGTGGCTAATCAGACATCAGCCACGTTTCTGCGCGTGGTGGGCTCAGAGCTGATCCAGAAGTACCTGGGAGATGGACCCAAGCTGGTCCGAGAGCTCTTCAGGGTGGCAGAGGAACATGCCCCCTCCATCGTCTTCATCGACGAGATCGACGCCATCGGCACCAAGAG GTACGACTCCAACTCTGGAGGCGAGCGGGAGATCCAGAGGACCATGCTCGAGCTGCTCAACCAGCTTGACGGCTTCGACTCGCGTGGAGACGTGAAAGTTATCATGGCCACCAACCGGATAGAGACCCTGGATCCAGCACTCATCAGACCTG ggagAATCGACCGTAAGATCGAGTTTCCACTGCCGGACGAGAAGACCAAGAGGAGGATCTTCCAGATCCACACCAGCCGCATGACAGTCGCAGATGATGTCACCCTTGATGACCTCATCCTGGCTAAGGATGACCTATCAGGAGCAGACATCAAG GCCATCTGCACAGAAGCCGGCCTCATGGCTTTGCGAGAGCGCCGCATGAAAGTCACCAACGAGGACTTCAAGAAATCCAAGGAGAACGTCCTGTACAAGAAGCAGGAGGGAACACCAGAGGGGCTTTACCTCTAA
- the calm1b gene encoding calmodulin-1b produces MADQLTEEQIAEFKEAFSLFDKDGDGTITTKELGTVMRSLGQNPTEAELQDMINEVDADGNGTIDFPEFLTMMARKMKDTDSEEEIREAFRVFDKDGNGYISAAELRHVMTNLGEKLTDEEVDEMIREADIDGDGQVNYEEFVQMMTAK; encoded by the exons ATG gcTGACCAACTAACAGAGGAGCAGATTGCAG AGTTCAAGGAGGCTTTCTCCTTATTCGACAAGGATGGTGACGGCACCATTACCACCAAAGAGCTCGGCACTGTCATGAGGTCGCTGGGCCAGAACCCCACAGAGGCTGAACTGCAGGACATGATCAATGAAGTGGACGCTGACG GTAATGGAACCATCGACTTTCCGGAGTTCCTGACCATGATGGCCAGAAAAATGAAGGACACAGACAGCGAGGAGGAGATTCGTGAGGCTTTCCGGGTATTTGACAAg GACGGAAATGGCTACATCAGCGCTGCAGAGCTCCGTCACGTTATGACGAACCTGGGAGAGAAGCTAACAGATGAGGAGGTGGACGAGATGATCAGAGAAGCAGACATTGACGGAGACGGACAGGTCAACTAtgaag agtttGTACAGATGATGACCGCAAAGTGA
- the psmc1b gene encoding proteasome 26S subunit, ATPase 1b isoform X3 produces MFHCTVCQLKDKKKKYEPPIPTRVGKRKKKTKGPDAASKLPLVTPHTQCRLKLLKQERIKDYLLMEEEFIRNQEQMKPLEEKQEEERSKVDDLRGTPMSVGTLEEIIDDNHAIVSTSVGSEHYVSILSFVDKDLLEPGCSVLLNHKVHAVIGVLMDDTDPLVTVMKVEKAPQETYADIGGLDNQIQEIKESVELPLTHPEYYEEMGIKPPKGVILYGPPGTGKTLLAKAVANQTSATFLRVVGSELIQKYLGDGPKLVRELFRVAEEHAPSIVFIDEIDAIGTKRYDSNSGGEREIQRTMLELLNQLDGFDSRGDVKVIMATNRIETLDPALIRPGRIDRKIEFPLPDEKTKRRIFQIHTSRMTVADDVTLDDLILAKDDLSGADIKAICTEAGLMALRERRMKVTNEDFKKSKENVLYKKQEGTPEGLYL; encoded by the exons ATGTTTCATTGCACTGTGTGCCAACTGAAGGATAAGAAAAAGAAGTATGAGCCTCCAATTCCCACCAGAGTTGgtaagagaaagaagaagaccAAGGGACCAGATGCTGCCAGCAAACTACCACTGG TCACCCCTCACACTCAATGCCGCCTGAAGCTGCTGAAACAGGAGCGTATCAAAGACTACCtactgatggaggaggagtTCATCAGGAACCAGGAGCAGATGAAACCCCTGGAAGAGAAGCAGGAG GAGGAGAGGTCAAAGGTGGATGACCTGAGAGGGACACCCATGTCTGTCGGCACCCTGGAGGAAATCATCGATGACAACCACGCAATTGTTTCCACCTCAGTAGGATCAGAGCATTACGTCAGTATCCTGTCTTTTGTGGATAAAGATTTGTTGGAGCCGGGCTGCTCTGTCCTGCTCAACCACAAG GTTCATGCTGTGATTGGGGTGCTGATGGACGACACCGATCCCCTGGTAACAGTCATGAAGGTGGAGAAGGCCCCACAAGAAACGTATGCTGACATTGGAGGACTGGACAATCAGATCCAGGAGATCAAG GAGTCAGTGGAGCTGCCTCTTACACATCCAGAGTATTATGAAGAGATGGGCATTAAGCCTCCCAAAGGCGTCATCCTATATGGACCACCTGGCACAG GTAAAACACTGCTCGCCAAGGCCGTGGCTAATCAGACATCAGCCACGTTTCTGCGCGTGGTGGGCTCAGAGCTGATCCAGAAGTACCTGGGAGATGGACCCAAGCTGGTCCGAGAGCTCTTCAGGGTGGCAGAGGAACATGCCCCCTCCATCGTCTTCATCGACGAGATCGACGCCATCGGCACCAAGAG GTACGACTCCAACTCTGGAGGCGAGCGGGAGATCCAGAGGACCATGCTCGAGCTGCTCAACCAGCTTGACGGCTTCGACTCGCGTGGAGACGTGAAAGTTATCATGGCCACCAACCGGATAGAGACCCTGGATCCAGCACTCATCAGACCTG ggagAATCGACCGTAAGATCGAGTTTCCACTGCCGGACGAGAAGACCAAGAGGAGGATCTTCCAGATCCACACCAGCCGCATGACAGTCGCAGATGATGTCACCCTTGATGACCTCATCCTGGCTAAGGATGACCTATCAGGAGCAGACATCAAG GCCATCTGCACAGAAGCCGGCCTCATGGCTTTGCGAGAGCGCCGCATGAAAGTCACCAACGAGGACTTCAAGAAATCCAAGGAGAACGTCCTGTACAAGAAGCAGGAGGGAACACCAGAGGGGCTTTACCTCTAA